A stretch of the Macaca thibetana thibetana isolate TM-01 chromosome X, ASM2454274v1, whole genome shotgun sequence genome encodes the following:
- the LOC126945747 gene encoding plasmolipin-like, with the protein MAEFQSKVSTWTSSPAQGAGTSVSTLRMDLGFVRSRLRVFMLLQLVLGLLVWALIADTPYHLYPAYGWVMFVAVFLWLVTIVLFNLYLFQLHMKLYKVPWPLVLMIFNIIAAMLYVTAFIACSAAVDLTYLKGTQPYNQRAVASFFACLVMVAYGVSAFFSYQDWRGVGSSACHSSPWG; encoded by the coding sequence ATGGCCGAGTTCCAGTCAAAAGTGAGCACGTGGACTAGCAGTCCTGCGCAGGGCGCCGGAACCTCTGTGTCCACGCTGCGCATGGACCTGGGCTTTGTGCGCTCCCGCCTCAGGGTGTTCATGCTGCTGCAGCTGGTGCTGGGGCTGCTGGTGTGGGCCCTGATTGCAGACACCCCGTACCACCTGTACCCGGCCTATGGCTGGGTGATGTTCGTCGCTGTCTTCCTCTGGCTGGTGACAATCGTCTTATTCAACCTCTACCTGTTTCAGCTGCACATGAAGTTGTACAAGGTGCCCTGGCCACTAGTGTTAATGATCTTTAACATCATTGCCGCCATGCTCTATGTCACCGCCTTCATTGCCTGCTCTGCGGCAGTTGACCTGACGTACCTAAAGGGCACACAGCCGTATAACCAGCGTGCAGTTGCCTCGTTCTTTGCGTGTTTGGTGATGGTCGCCTACGGAGTGAGCGCCTTCTTCAGCTATCAGGACTGGCGAGGAGTAGGCAGCAGTGCGTGCCACAGCTCCCCCTGGGGCTGA